A DNA window from Pseudarthrobacter sp. W1I19 contains the following coding sequences:
- a CDS encoding winged helix DNA-binding domain-containing protein, translating to MEPHQVVRLRLRSQMLRGPGAASPEAALQSLLAVQAQEFPYARWSLAQRVGAAGGDASAVPASAADTEQAVADGRVLRTHILRPTWHFVHRDDLRWLRALSEPRLEQINAATYRRTGIDAAAAARSAEVLGSAVAGGNHLTRDGLAARLHDAGFPAKGLELAYLIMHAEISGVLVSGTPVHSPGGALKQTYALFDERVPAGPGMTRPEAVAELARRYFTSRGPATVKDCADWSGLTMTDVRKGLQLVWEAHPEALAETVIDGVVHYYAAESPGGSEGEVESTSETRPRIDLIQCYDEYVMGYSATRHYMGGGAPAFPFQGEPMHVVLLDGRMAGSWRHRLLPGRCELDIRLSRTETPGSPLAAAVQDAVDRYSAFIGLPTTRVESGA from the coding sequence ATGGAACCACATCAGGTGGTGCGGCTGCGGCTGCGGTCCCAGATGCTTCGCGGGCCCGGTGCTGCCTCGCCGGAAGCCGCCCTGCAGTCACTGCTGGCGGTGCAGGCGCAGGAGTTTCCCTATGCCAGGTGGAGTCTGGCCCAGCGCGTGGGGGCCGCTGGCGGGGATGCCAGCGCCGTCCCCGCCAGTGCGGCAGACACCGAGCAGGCAGTCGCGGACGGCCGGGTCCTGCGGACCCACATCCTCCGGCCCACCTGGCATTTTGTCCACCGGGACGATCTCCGCTGGCTCCGTGCACTCTCCGAGCCACGGCTGGAACAAATCAACGCAGCCACGTATCGCAGGACCGGTATTGACGCGGCTGCGGCCGCCCGGAGCGCGGAAGTCCTGGGCAGCGCGGTTGCGGGCGGCAACCATCTCACCCGGGACGGACTGGCGGCGCGGCTTCACGACGCCGGCTTTCCGGCTAAGGGCCTGGAGCTTGCCTACCTGATCATGCACGCGGAAATCAGCGGCGTCCTGGTCAGCGGCACGCCCGTGCACAGCCCGGGCGGGGCACTGAAACAGACATATGCGCTGTTTGATGAACGGGTCCCCGCCGGTCCCGGGATGACCAGGCCGGAAGCTGTGGCGGAACTCGCCCGCCGCTACTTCACCAGCCGCGGCCCGGCGACGGTCAAGGACTGCGCCGACTGGTCCGGGCTGACCATGACGGACGTCCGGAAGGGCCTGCAACTTGTCTGGGAGGCACATCCGGAAGCCCTGGCTGAAACGGTGATTGACGGCGTCGTCCACTATTACGCCGCCGAAAGTCCCGGCGGCAGCGAAGGGGAAGTCGAAAGTACTTCGGAAACCCGCCCCCGGATCGACTTGATCCAGTGCTACGACGAGTACGTGATGGGCTATTCGGCCACGCGGCACTATATGGGCGGCGGCGCCCCGGCCTTCCCGTTCCAGGGCGAGCCGATGCACGTGGTGCTGCTGGACGGGCGGATGGCCGGCTCGTGGCGGCACAGGCTGTTGCCTGGCCGCTGCGAGCTCGACATCCGGCTCTCCCGGACCGAAACTCCCGGCTCTCCGCTGGCCGCGGCCGTGCAGGACGCCGTGGACCGGTACAGCGCCTTCATTGGGCTTCCCACCACCCGCGTGGAGTCCGGGGCTTAA
- a CDS encoding DMT family transporter, with the protein MTSTHRLPLLAGLPLAVGSGLAIPVQGRINGALGARLGDGIAASVVSFSTGLLLMILISLVLPRGRAGLASILPAVRSRAFPRIYVFAGGIGALFVFAQSFTVGILGVALFTVATVTGQTVSGLLVDRLGIGPAGKKSVTGIRIIGCLLTIAAVAWAVSPRFSAAADGTGAGAPDAGPSALLLPLLLPVLAGFLMSFQQAMNGTATVHYGTPIAATLVNFVAGGLVLWTAYGIKLAVAGPGNPLPGEWWYYAGGPMGCVFIGLGALLVRSLGVLVTGLGMIAGQLLGSLALDVILPAPGTVVAPATVLGTILTLAAIVLATLPWPRGAFRR; encoded by the coding sequence ATGACCTCCACCCACCGCCTGCCCCTGCTCGCAGGCCTGCCGCTGGCGGTGGGCTCGGGCCTTGCCATTCCAGTCCAGGGCCGCATTAACGGTGCGCTGGGAGCCCGGTTGGGCGATGGCATCGCCGCGTCCGTGGTGAGTTTCAGCACAGGCCTCCTGCTGATGATCCTCATCTCGCTGGTCCTGCCACGCGGCCGCGCCGGGCTGGCCAGCATCCTCCCCGCCGTCCGGAGCAGGGCCTTTCCCCGGATCTACGTTTTCGCCGGCGGTATTGGTGCACTGTTCGTTTTCGCTCAGTCCTTCACCGTGGGCATCCTTGGCGTAGCCCTCTTCACTGTTGCCACCGTCACCGGACAGACCGTCAGCGGACTGCTGGTTGACCGGCTCGGCATTGGGCCGGCCGGCAAGAAATCAGTCACGGGGATCCGGATCATCGGCTGCCTGCTGACCATCGCCGCCGTCGCCTGGGCTGTTTCTCCCCGGTTCAGCGCGGCCGCGGACGGCACGGGTGCCGGCGCACCGGACGCCGGCCCTTCAGCCCTGCTGCTTCCCCTCCTCCTGCCCGTGCTGGCAGGGTTCCTGATGAGCTTCCAGCAGGCCATGAACGGGACGGCCACAGTCCATTACGGCACTCCTATCGCCGCCACGCTGGTCAACTTCGTTGCCGGCGGCCTGGTGCTGTGGACGGCTTACGGCATCAAGCTGGCCGTGGCCGGGCCGGGCAACCCGCTGCCGGGGGAGTGGTGGTACTACGCCGGCGGGCCCATGGGTTGTGTGTTCATTGGCCTGGGCGCACTGCTGGTCCGCAGCCTGGGCGTGCTGGTCACGGGCCTTGGCATGATCGCAGGCCAGCTGCTGGGCTCGCTTGCGCTGGACGTGATCCTGCCAGCGCCGGGAACAGTGGTGGCGCCGGCCACCGTGTTGGGCACCATCCTCACCCTGGCCGCTATCGTCCTGGCAACCCTGCCCTGGCCGCGGGGAGCGTTCCGCAGGTAG
- a CDS encoding glycine--tRNA ligase — protein sequence MAAKSVLDQVISLSKRRGFVFQAGEIYGGSRSAWDYGPLGAELKENIKRQWWQSMVRGREDVVGLDSSVILPRQVWEASGHVEVFSDPLVECLSCHKRYRADHLEEEYEEKKGRPAENGLKDIACANCGTRGQWTEPQEFSGLLKTFLGPVASEEGMHYLRPETAQGIFVNFNNVLTTSRKKPPFGIGQIGKSFRNEITPGNFIFRTREFEQMEMEFFVEPGTDEEWHQYWMKERMSWYTGLGIREENLRFFEHPQEKLSHYSKGTTDIEYRFGFQGSEWGELEGIANRTDFDLSTHAKASGTDLSYFNQATNERYTPYVIEPAAGLTRSFMAFLVDAYTEDEAPNAKGGVDVRTVLKLDPRLAPVKAAVLPLSRNEDLSPKAKDLGAQLRKNWNIDFDDAGAIGRRYRRQDEIGTPFCITVDFDTLEDQAVTIRERDTMSQERVSLDKVEGYLAARLIGA from the coding sequence ATGGCAGCAAAATCCGTTCTCGACCAGGTCATTTCCCTCTCCAAGCGGAGGGGCTTTGTGTTCCAGGCCGGTGAGATCTACGGAGGTTCGCGTTCTGCCTGGGACTACGGGCCCCTCGGCGCCGAACTGAAGGAAAACATCAAGCGCCAGTGGTGGCAGTCCATGGTCCGCGGCCGCGAGGACGTGGTGGGCCTGGACTCCTCGGTCATCCTGCCCCGCCAGGTATGGGAAGCCTCCGGCCACGTCGAGGTCTTCTCCGATCCGCTGGTGGAGTGCCTTTCCTGCCACAAGCGCTACCGCGCGGACCACCTCGAGGAAGAGTACGAGGAAAAGAAGGGCCGCCCCGCCGAGAACGGCCTGAAGGACATCGCCTGCGCCAATTGCGGCACCCGCGGCCAGTGGACCGAACCCCAGGAATTCTCCGGCCTGCTCAAGACCTTCCTGGGTCCGGTGGCGAGCGAGGAAGGCATGCACTACCTGCGCCCGGAAACGGCCCAGGGCATCTTCGTGAACTTCAACAACGTCCTCACCACCTCCCGCAAGAAGCCGCCGTTCGGCATCGGCCAGATCGGCAAGTCCTTCCGCAACGAGATCACGCCCGGCAACTTCATCTTCCGCACCCGTGAGTTCGAGCAGATGGAAATGGAGTTCTTCGTTGAGCCCGGCACCGATGAGGAATGGCACCAGTACTGGATGAAGGAGCGCATGTCCTGGTACACCGGCCTTGGCATCCGCGAGGAGAACCTCCGCTTCTTCGAGCACCCGCAGGAAAAGCTGAGCCACTACTCCAAGGGCACCACGGACATTGAGTACCGCTTCGGTTTCCAGGGCTCCGAATGGGGCGAGCTGGAGGGCATCGCCAACCGCACCGACTTTGATCTCTCCACCCATGCCAAGGCCTCCGGCACGGACCTGAGCTACTTCAACCAGGCCACCAACGAGCGCTACACCCCGTACGTCATCGAGCCCGCCGCCGGCCTGACCCGTTCCTTTATGGCGTTCCTGGTGGACGCCTACACCGAGGACGAGGCCCCCAACGCCAAGGGTGGCGTGGACGTCCGCACGGTGCTGAAGCTCGACCCCCGCCTGGCCCCGGTCAAGGCCGCCGTGCTCCCGCTGAGCCGCAACGAGGACCTGTCTCCGAAGGCCAAGGACCTCGGCGCGCAGTTGCGGAAGAACTGGAATATCGACTTCGACGACGCCGGTGCCATCGGCCGCCGCTACCGCCGGCAGGACGAAATCGGCACCCCGTTCTGCATCACCGTGGACTTCGACACCCTCGAGGACCAGGCCGTGACCATCCGCGAGCGGGACACCATGAGCCAGGAGCGCGTCTCCCTGGACAAGGTGGAAGGCTACCTGGCCGCACGCCTGATAGGCGCCTGA
- a CDS encoding CoA-acylating methylmalonate-semialdehyde dehydrogenase, with the protein MQTIPHYINGSRVADAARFGPVFNPATGEQEKQVALASAARVEEAIAAAKAALPAWRATSLAKRTNIFFRVREILTQRKAELAAILTSEHGKVLSDAEGEISRGLENIEFATGLSHMLKGERSEQVSSGVDVHSVRQPVGVVACITPFNFPAMVPLWMIGSALACGNTVLLKPSEKDPSSAVFIAEVFAEAGLPAGVLNVVQGDKEAVDVLLEHRDVKAVSFVGSTPIAQSIYKRAADHGKRVQALGGAKNHMVVLPDADLDMAADAAISAAYGSAGERCMAVSVLVAVGSIADDLVAAIKSRMATLTIGPGTDPTSQMGPLITAEHRDKVASYVAGAENEGATVVVDGREQQFDSNGFFIGVSLVDHVKPGMKVYDDEIFGPVLSVVRVDTYSDAVSLVNDNEFGNGVAIFTRDGGAARQFEFDVEAGMVGVNVPIPVPVGTFSFGGWKNSLFGDTHMYGPDSIRFYTRGKVVTTRWPDPATSVIDLGFPQVD; encoded by the coding sequence GTGCAAACCATTCCGCATTACATCAACGGCAGCCGCGTTGCCGATGCCGCGCGCTTCGGCCCCGTCTTCAACCCCGCCACCGGGGAGCAGGAGAAGCAGGTGGCGCTGGCTTCCGCGGCGCGGGTGGAGGAAGCCATTGCCGCGGCCAAGGCAGCGCTGCCGGCCTGGCGGGCAACGAGCCTGGCCAAGCGGACCAATATCTTTTTCCGGGTCAGGGAAATCCTGACCCAGCGCAAGGCCGAACTGGCCGCCATCCTCACCAGCGAACACGGCAAGGTACTTTCCGACGCCGAAGGCGAGATCTCCCGCGGCCTCGAGAATATCGAGTTCGCCACCGGACTGTCCCACATGCTCAAGGGCGAACGGTCCGAACAGGTCTCCAGCGGCGTGGACGTCCATTCCGTCCGGCAGCCGGTGGGCGTCGTCGCCTGCATCACCCCGTTCAACTTTCCGGCCATGGTGCCGCTCTGGATGATCGGCAGCGCCTTGGCCTGCGGCAATACCGTGCTGCTGAAGCCCAGCGAAAAGGATCCGTCCTCCGCGGTGTTCATCGCGGAGGTCTTCGCGGAGGCAGGCCTGCCCGCCGGCGTGCTGAACGTGGTCCAGGGCGACAAGGAGGCGGTGGACGTCCTGCTCGAACACCGCGACGTCAAAGCCGTCAGCTTCGTGGGATCGACGCCCATTGCGCAGTCGATCTACAAGCGCGCCGCGGACCACGGCAAAAGGGTCCAGGCCCTGGGCGGGGCCAAGAACCACATGGTGGTCCTGCCAGACGCGGACCTGGACATGGCCGCGGACGCCGCAATCTCGGCCGCCTACGGCTCGGCGGGTGAGCGCTGCATGGCGGTCAGCGTGCTCGTCGCCGTCGGGAGCATCGCCGACGACCTCGTCGCCGCCATCAAGAGCCGGATGGCCACCCTCACGATCGGCCCGGGCACCGACCCGACGTCGCAGATGGGCCCTTTGATCACCGCCGAACACCGTGACAAGGTGGCCTCTTACGTGGCGGGCGCAGAGAATGAAGGCGCCACCGTGGTGGTGGACGGCCGCGAACAGCAGTTCGATTCAAACGGGTTCTTCATCGGAGTCAGCCTGGTGGACCACGTGAAGCCGGGCATGAAGGTGTACGACGACGAAATCTTCGGCCCGGTCCTGTCCGTGGTGCGGGTGGATACCTACAGTGACGCCGTCAGCCTGGTCAACGACAACGAGTTCGGCAATGGCGTTGCCATCTTCACCCGCGACGGCGGTGCCGCACGGCAGTTCGAGTTCGACGTAGAAGCAGGCATGGTCGGCGTCAACGTGCCCATTCCCGTTCCCGTGGGAACCTTCTCGTTCGGCGGCTGGAAGAACTCGCTGTTCGGCGACACCCACATGTACGGGCCGGACAGTATCCGGTTTTATACCCGCGGCAAAGTGGTCACCACGCGGTGGCCTGATCCGGCAACGTCCGTCATCGACCTGGGCTTCCCCCAAGTGGATTAA
- a CDS encoding alpha/beta hydrolase, whose translation MTEAEVFPAPVVLWSHPEDQRDGKPLLVLLHGYGANEQDLLSLADLLPDDFTVASVRAPIAMGPGFTWFPLTASIDYSLDRVKAASSYVLDWIDAIRVGHPSVTLLGFSMGMAMATTLLRQRPTDFAAVVGLSGFVVDAGDDPSFKDNELDGSVPFFWGRDQQDPVITPDKIEFTMGWVRKHVKLTKVLYTGMWHGINQQEIGHVSEFLTHEVLKK comes from the coding sequence ATGACTGAAGCCGAAGTATTTCCTGCCCCTGTAGTTCTGTGGTCCCATCCCGAGGACCAGCGCGACGGCAAGCCGCTGCTGGTGCTCCTGCATGGCTACGGCGCCAACGAACAGGACCTGCTCAGTCTGGCCGACCTGCTGCCGGATGACTTCACCGTTGCATCGGTCCGGGCACCGATTGCCATGGGCCCCGGCTTCACCTGGTTCCCGCTCACCGCATCCATCGACTACTCGCTGGACCGGGTCAAGGCGGCTTCGTCCTATGTGCTCGACTGGATCGACGCCATCCGGGTGGGGCACCCGTCGGTGACCCTGCTCGGCTTCTCGATGGGCATGGCCATGGCCACCACGCTCCTGCGGCAGCGGCCCACGGACTTCGCGGCCGTCGTCGGACTCTCAGGTTTTGTGGTGGACGCCGGGGACGATCCCTCGTTCAAGGACAATGAACTCGACGGCAGCGTCCCCTTCTTCTGGGGCCGGGACCAGCAGGACCCGGTGATCACTCCGGACAAAATCGAATTCACCATGGGCTGGGTCCGCAAGCACGTCAAGCTGACCAAAGTGCTCTACACGGGCATGTGGCACGGCATCAACCAGCAGGAGATCGGGCACGTGTCCGAGTTCCTTACCCACGAGGTGCTCAAGAAGTAG
- the mmsB gene encoding 3-hydroxyisobutyrate dehydrogenase, producing MAVIGWIGLGNMGGSMSANLAKAGHDVRGFDLNPAALAAAEAEGVKPAGSIAEAVTGADAVFTMLPKGEHAKAVYLGADGVLAHADARTLLVDSSTIDIAAAKELHDAAAAAGFRFVDAPVSGGMSGAKAGTLTFMVGGEPDAVAEATTYIGPMAANIIPTGGATTGQAAKICNNLMLLINLASTAEGAVLADRLGLDKKVFWDIASVSSGDSWALRTWYPVPGVVPTAASNNDFAPTFTAELANKDIGLAISAAEDTGTPLEIGRHVQQLYQRLIDAGESGKDCSMIIKLADGSLQSAK from the coding sequence ATGGCAGTAATCGGTTGGATCGGTTTGGGGAACATGGGCGGATCCATGTCGGCGAACCTTGCAAAAGCGGGGCACGACGTCCGCGGATTCGACCTCAACCCGGCCGCCCTCGCCGCTGCGGAGGCTGAAGGGGTAAAGCCGGCCGGGAGCATCGCGGAGGCAGTCACCGGCGCGGACGCCGTCTTCACCATGCTTCCGAAAGGCGAGCATGCAAAGGCCGTCTATCTGGGAGCGGATGGCGTGCTGGCGCATGCCGATGCGCGCACACTCCTGGTGGATTCCTCCACCATTGACATTGCCGCAGCAAAGGAACTGCACGACGCCGCCGCTGCCGCCGGCTTCCGCTTCGTGGATGCCCCTGTCTCAGGCGGGATGAGCGGCGCCAAGGCAGGGACACTGACGTTCATGGTGGGCGGTGAACCGGACGCCGTGGCCGAGGCCACCACCTACATCGGGCCGATGGCCGCCAACATCATTCCTACCGGCGGAGCCACCACGGGCCAGGCGGCGAAGATCTGCAACAACCTGATGCTCCTGATCAACCTGGCCTCCACGGCCGAGGGTGCAGTGCTGGCGGACCGACTGGGCCTGGATAAGAAGGTGTTCTGGGACATCGCCTCCGTGTCGTCCGGGGACAGCTGGGCCCTGCGCACCTGGTACCCCGTTCCCGGCGTAGTCCCCACCGCCGCATCCAACAACGATTTCGCACCCACGTTTACTGCCGAGCTGGCGAACAAGGACATCGGCCTGGCCATCAGCGCTGCGGAGGACACCGGCACGCCACTCGAAATCGGCAGGCACGTTCAGCAGCTGTACCAACGCCTTATTGACGCGGGCGAATCCGGCAAGGACTGCTCCATGATCATCAAACTTGCCGATGGTTCGCTCCAATCAGCCAAATAG
- a CDS encoding 1-acyl-sn-glycerol-3-phosphate acyltransferase produces MPWRPRPSDRFYRLIVRLGLFLRWGFQIRILASGVEQLPAPGPRQGIAPAVTPGSGAVFAITHFGYLDFAPVELILWKHAHAQLRFLIHQGAADHWLAGPAISATSSVVVGYAERAGALDEAVAKLRSGEHLAVFPEAGVSRSFKVRECKTGAVRMAAEAGVPVIPVSVWGAHRLLTRGHGSSLQSAWRAPVRVHVGEPLQVGPDVDAEAATAELRARLQAGIDACIADFPLPVPPGAWWMPADLGGGAPTEAERQLLDAEDVLTRRRRTSRRK; encoded by the coding sequence ATGCCCTGGCGCCCCCGGCCGAGTGACCGTTTCTACCGGCTGATTGTCCGCCTGGGCCTGTTCCTCCGGTGGGGTTTCCAGATCAGGATTCTTGCCAGCGGCGTGGAGCAACTGCCGGCACCCGGGCCGCGGCAAGGGATCGCCCCGGCCGTGACGCCCGGCAGCGGTGCGGTCTTTGCCATCACGCACTTCGGCTACCTGGATTTCGCCCCGGTGGAACTCATCCTGTGGAAGCATGCGCATGCCCAGCTGCGTTTCTTGATCCATCAGGGCGCGGCCGACCACTGGCTCGCCGGCCCGGCCATCAGTGCCACCAGCAGCGTGGTGGTGGGATACGCGGAACGCGCCGGCGCCCTTGACGAGGCCGTGGCCAAGCTGCGGAGCGGCGAACACCTGGCAGTCTTCCCGGAGGCCGGCGTGAGCCGGAGCTTCAAGGTCCGGGAATGCAAAACCGGCGCTGTCAGAATGGCTGCGGAAGCCGGTGTCCCTGTTATTCCGGTCTCCGTGTGGGGCGCCCACCGCCTGCTGACGAGGGGTCATGGGTCGTCACTGCAGTCAGCCTGGCGTGCGCCGGTCCGTGTCCATGTGGGTGAGCCGTTGCAGGTGGGACCTGACGTTGACGCCGAAGCGGCCACGGCTGAACTGCGCGCCCGGCTGCAGGCGGGGATCGATGCGTGCATCGCGGACTTTCCCCTGCCTGTCCCGCCGGGCGCATGGTGGATGCCCGCCGACCTGGGCGGCGGGGCCCCGACCGAAGCCGAGCGGCAATTGCTGGACGCTGAGGACGTGCTGACGCGCCGCCGTCGTACTTCCCGCAGAAAGTAG
- a CDS encoding RNA-binding S4 domain-containing protein, which yields MSNVEEVPIRDSMIRLGQLLKLANLVEDGVEAADLIKNGLVKVNGEIDDRRGRQLHHGDTVTVNNQTVKVVAPEA from the coding sequence ATGAGCAACGTTGAAGAGGTCCCCATCCGCGACAGCATGATCCGCCTTGGCCAGCTCCTCAAGCTCGCCAACCTCGTGGAGGACGGCGTGGAGGCGGCGGACCTGATCAAGAACGGGCTCGTCAAGGTCAATGGGGAGATCGATGACCGCCGCGGCCGGCAGCTTCACCACGGGGACACTGTCACCGTGAACAACCAGACAGTGAAGGTCGTCGCGCCGGAGGCCTGA
- a CDS encoding LysR family transcriptional regulator — protein MARLPSPDDLLILLTVARLGRFNAVAETMGTTHTTISRRILALDKQLGGRTLERSPHGWELTELGASAVAAAETIEDTLGSLAAVVGQDRDAVSGMVRISTSDGFGAEFVAPALVRLQQRHPLLNVEMLSATRKVSQNRSGVDLEVVVGRTDVSNAQAIFLTNYFLRLYASPAYAKERGLPETPDGVGQHGFVSYVESALQVAELGHRSSQLPVPKSSFQATSIFAQVEAVRRGGGIGLLPNFMVAQSPEFVPVLPEAFQRQIPIWAVARPESLRSARVQAVIAALKEEVAERQDLLAA, from the coding sequence ATGGCGCGGCTTCCAAGTCCGGACGACTTGCTGATCTTGCTCACTGTGGCCCGGCTGGGCCGCTTCAACGCCGTAGCCGAAACGATGGGCACCACGCACACCACCATCTCGCGGCGGATCCTTGCCCTCGACAAGCAACTGGGCGGCCGCACGCTGGAGCGCAGCCCGCACGGGTGGGAGCTGACGGAGCTTGGCGCGTCGGCCGTGGCCGCGGCGGAAACGATCGAGGACACGCTCGGTTCTTTGGCCGCCGTTGTGGGCCAGGACCGGGACGCCGTGTCCGGCATGGTGCGCATCAGCACCTCTGACGGTTTCGGCGCCGAGTTCGTGGCTCCTGCACTGGTCCGCCTCCAGCAGCGGCATCCGTTGCTGAATGTGGAGATGCTCAGCGCCACACGCAAGGTCAGCCAGAACCGCTCCGGCGTGGACCTGGAAGTGGTGGTGGGCCGCACGGACGTGAGCAACGCGCAGGCCATCTTCCTGACCAACTACTTCCTGCGGCTTTACGCAAGCCCCGCCTACGCCAAGGAACGGGGTTTGCCGGAAACGCCCGACGGCGTGGGGCAGCACGGCTTCGTCTCTTACGTGGAGTCAGCACTCCAGGTTGCCGAACTGGGCCACCGGTCCTCGCAGCTTCCGGTGCCGAAATCCAGCTTCCAGGCGACCAGCATCTTTGCCCAGGTGGAGGCGGTACGCCGCGGCGGCGGCATCGGACTGCTTCCGAACTTTATGGTGGCGCAGAGTCCGGAGTTCGTTCCGGTGCTCCCCGAAGCCTTCCAGCGCCAGATTCCCATCTGGGCCGTGGCACGGCCGGAATCGCTGCGGTCCGCCCGGGTTCAGGCCGTGATTGCTGCGCTGAAGGAAGAAGTGGCGGAGCGCCAGGATCTACTGGCAGCCTAG
- a CDS encoding SGNH/GDSL hydrolase family protein yields MGDSFTEGIGDPEPSSPGGYRGWADRVAEELGRTKPDFAYANLAVRGRLLQQVVDQQLAPCLALKPDLVTLSAGGNDLIRPGGDPDALAEKLDSVVQLLAMDGATVVLFNGPDTGSSVLGRIRSKVAIYNENLRTVAARHDAIIADMWSLRQLNDPQMWDVDRLHFSPLGHHTIAAMVLDALNVDHTLEPLQPKPLPPRTWREARSGDLVWAREYFVPWVLRRLRNQSSGDGIMPKRPTPGPVFGPGVPLGSGEGPLGSTEAARR; encoded by the coding sequence ATGGGCGATTCCTTTACCGAAGGCATCGGCGATCCCGAGCCTTCAAGCCCCGGCGGCTACCGCGGCTGGGCTGACAGGGTGGCGGAGGAACTGGGCCGCACCAAGCCCGACTTCGCCTATGCGAACCTGGCTGTGCGCGGCCGGCTGCTGCAGCAGGTCGTGGACCAGCAACTTGCTCCGTGCCTGGCGCTGAAGCCGGACCTGGTGACCCTCTCCGCCGGCGGAAACGACCTGATCCGCCCGGGCGGCGATCCCGATGCGCTGGCCGAGAAGCTCGATTCCGTGGTCCAGTTGCTGGCCATGGACGGCGCCACAGTGGTTCTCTTTAACGGCCCTGATACGGGGTCCTCCGTGCTGGGCAGGATCCGCAGCAAGGTGGCCATCTATAACGAAAACCTGCGGACGGTGGCAGCGCGCCATGACGCGATCATCGCCGACATGTGGTCCCTGCGCCAGCTCAACGATCCCCAGATGTGGGACGTGGACCGGCTGCACTTCTCGCCGCTGGGCCACCACACCATCGCGGCCATGGTGCTGGACGCGCTCAACGTTGACCACACCCTGGAGCCGCTGCAGCCCAAGCCGCTGCCGCCGCGGACCTGGCGTGAGGCCCGGTCCGGAGACCTCGTGTGGGCCCGGGAGTACTTTGTGCCCTGGGTGCTGCGCCGGCTGCGGAACCAGTCCTCCGGTGACGGGATCATGCCAAAGCGGCCGACGCCGGGACCTGTGTTCGGGCCGGGCGTTCCATTGGGTTCCGGCGAGGGTCCGTTGGGGAGCACCGAGGCTGCCCGGCGCTAG
- a CDS encoding GNAT family N-acetyltransferase, whose product MAIEYREWHEGDDLALLEIWGGPETSQARQFRGALAVSSDGSSTPWRRCIVAEDVIDGVGIPVAAGVVYEASLHPERLWTYIEVARDHRRSGIGATLLTMLRREAEQSPSGVTKLRAKVEPGTPGAAFAEHFGLSPIQRSRLVVVEPGALRLPVFPAKDDGGPANDENAGSDVVMDLATGSVELTDVVGRYYTAIHDWDSPGVLSVGQVQKLFLDDLTGAHGAIVLRAQPESAFGAGVAPSKKGRIRAFAVSYAAPSDPDAAPGQEAAGQEAPTDVFVGHEPALAREDAAEAVRDMLSLIAYQHPVMLELDDSMTALRAAVEPLLESGKARLAGPETWVVSD is encoded by the coding sequence ATGGCCATCGAATACCGCGAATGGCACGAGGGGGACGACCTCGCCCTCCTGGAAATCTGGGGCGGCCCGGAAACCTCCCAGGCCCGGCAGTTCCGCGGTGCCCTGGCGGTTTCCTCCGACGGGAGCAGCACGCCCTGGCGGCGCTGCATAGTGGCCGAGGACGTCATCGACGGCGTCGGCATCCCGGTTGCGGCGGGCGTGGTGTACGAAGCGTCGCTGCATCCGGAACGGCTCTGGACCTACATCGAAGTGGCGCGGGACCACCGCCGCTCCGGCATCGGTGCCACGCTCCTGACCATGCTGCGCCGCGAAGCCGAACAGTCGCCGTCGGGCGTTACGAAGCTCCGCGCCAAGGTGGAGCCGGGTACCCCCGGCGCCGCCTTCGCCGAACATTTCGGGCTGTCCCCGATCCAGCGTTCCCGGCTGGTGGTGGTGGAACCGGGCGCCCTGCGGCTTCCAGTGTTCCCGGCCAAGGACGACGGCGGACCGGCCAACGACGAAAACGCCGGTTCTGACGTGGTGATGGACCTGGCCACCGGCTCCGTGGAACTGACGGACGTTGTGGGCCGCTACTACACCGCCATCCACGACTGGGATTCCCCGGGAGTTCTGTCCGTGGGCCAGGTGCAGAAACTGTTCCTGGACGACCTCACTGGAGCCCACGGCGCCATCGTGCTGCGCGCACAGCCGGAGTCTGCCTTCGGCGCCGGGGTTGCGCCCAGTAAGAAGGGCCGGATCCGGGCCTTTGCCGTCAGCTACGCCGCGCCGTCCGATCCTGACGCCGCCCCCGGGCAGGAAGCTGCCGGGCAGGAAGCGCCCACGGACGTGTTCGTTGGACACGAGCCGGCGCTGGCCCGGGAAGACGCCGCCGAGGCCGTCCGCGACATGCTGTCCCTGATCGCGTACCAGCACCCGGTGATGCTGGAACTGGACGACTCCATGACTGCCTTGCGTGCCGCCGTCGAGCCCCTGCTGGAAAGCGGCAAAGCCCGCCTCGCCGGCCCGGAGACCTGGGTGGTCTCGGACTAA